The Synchiropus splendidus isolate RoL2022-P1 chromosome 11, RoL_Sspl_1.0, whole genome shotgun sequence genome contains a region encoding:
- the leprotl1 gene encoding leptin receptor overlapping transcript-like 1 — translation MAGIKALISLSFGGAIGLMFLMLGCALPVYNKYWPLFLLFFYILSPVPYCVSRRVADDTDSASNACKELAIFLTTGIVISAFGLPIIFARAEVIAWGACALVLTGNVVIFATILGFFMVFGSNDDFSWQQW, via the exons ATGGCCGGTATTAAAG CTCTCATCAGTTTGTCCTTTGGAGGGGCCATCGGCCTCATGTTCCTCATGCTGGGATGTGCCCTGCCTGTCTACAA cAAATACTGGCCtctgttcctcctcttcttctacaTCCTCTCCCCGGTCCCCTACTGCGTCTCGCGGCGAGTGGCGGACGACACCGACTCGGCCAGTAATGCCTGCAAAGAGCTGGCCATCTTCCTCACGACGGGCATCGTCATCTCGGCCTTTGGTCTGCCCATCATCTTTGCCAGAGCAGAAGTG ATCGCCTGGGGGGCGTGTGCACTTGTGCTCACTGGCAACGTAGTCATCTTCGCCACCATCCTGGGCTTCTTCATGGTGTTCGGATCCAACGACGACTTCAGTTGGCAGCAGTGGTAA
- the LOC128767636 gene encoding uncharacterized protein LOC128767636 — protein sequence MCRDRERTLAAQLSHQEQVNRELQENQAQLICRIHRQQDLVVALQQRLVLLAEESSRDAELLLQVRSELLCLQSSEVKLEGLVEELHEEAHCRAALALSLQAELHEEAQSRLAMTRRVKKKKKKLFTDCCPAGVSIVPRSGPLVSATSLSTVPQFASPG from the exons ATGTGCAGAGACCGAGAGAGGACGCTGGCCGCTCAGCTCTCCCACCAGGAGCAGGTGAacagggagctgcaggagaaccAGGCCCAGCTCATCTGCAGGATTCACCGGCAGCAG GACCTGGtggtggcgctgcagcagcGCTTGGTCCTCCTCGCGGAGGAGAGCTCGCGGGATGCGGAGCTCCtcctgcaggtcagatcagagctgCTGTGCCTTCAGAGCTCCGAGGTGAAGCTGGAGGGCCTGGTGGAAGAGCTGCACGAGGAGGCCCACTGCAGAGCTGCGCTGGCGCTGAGCCTCCAGGCGGAGCTGCACGAGGAGGCCCAGAGCAGACTCGCCATGACCcggagggtaaaaaaaaaaaaaaaaaaactgttcacgGACtgttgtccagcaggtgtcagtattgtACCGCGCTCTGGACCTCTCGTCTCAGCGACTTCACTCTCGACTGTCCCCCAGTTTGCAAGTCCTGGATAA